The sequence below is a genomic window from Chthoniobacterales bacterium.
TCGAGGAGGAAAGCCTCGAGGCTCTGAGAATTGAGCAGGGCCTTCGTCTCCTGAAACAGATAGGTCTTGTTGGCCGAACCGCCGCCTTTGGCGATGAACAGGAAACGATATTCCTCACCGTCGCAGGCGGCGATGTCGATCTGAGCGGGGAGATTCGTGCCGGAGTTTTTTTCCCGGTAGAGATCGAGCGCCACGGTCTGCGAGTGGCGAAGATTTTCTTCGCGGTAGGTCTGATAAATGCCGAGAGAAAGCGCCTCCGCATCACCGCCACCTGTCCAGACCTGTTGTCCTTTCCGGGCCACGATCGTCGCGGTGCCGGTGTCCTGGCAAAGCGGAAGCACGCCTCGCGCCGCCACCTCGGCGTTGCGCAGCAACGAAAGCGCGACGAAGCGGTCGTTCTCGCTCGACTGCGGATCGTCGAGAATGGCGGCCACCTGGGACAGGTGGCTGTTTCGCAGCAGAAACGCGCAATCGCGAAAAGCGACTCGCGCCATCTCCGCCAGGGCGTTTGCGGAAACTCTCAGGACCGACAGGCCGTCGAATTCGTCGACGGAAACGCCATGGCGAGTCAGCAAGCCATAGCGGGTGTTGTCTTTCTCGATCGGGAACGGGTCATGATAACGGAAGGGAGTGGTTTGCATGATTTCAGACGCGCCATCCCTGGAGGATGCGCATGTAGTTCGCGCGTTCGTATGCCGAAGGATCCGGGCAATGGCGCAGGCTCATCGATCCGCGCAACTGGTCGAGCGAGTCGTAGTCGTGCTCCTCGAGCCATTGCCGCATTTCCCGGAGGACGACGCCGAGGTGCTCCGGGCCATGCTTCAGCAATGCGGAAACCATTTGCACCGCATCCGCGCCGGCCATGATCGCCTTGATCGCATCCGTGGCCGTATGCACACCCCCGCTCACCGCGAGCGAGCCCTCGACGCGACTGAAAAGAATCGCCAGCCAGCGCAGGCGCAGGCGCAGCTCGGACGAGTCGGATAGCTTCAGCGTCGGAAGCGCCTCGAGATTCTCGATGTCGATGTCGGGTTGGTAAAAGCGGTTCAAAAGGACGAGTCCGCTCGATCCGGCCGCCGCGAGCTTGCGCGCAAAATTCGGCAGCGAGGAGACAAACGGCGAAAGCTTGATCGACACCGGGATCGCCACGCTTCGCCGCACCGAGCGCAAGACCTCCACCGCCTCATTCTCCACGGACGTCGCGGTCTGCACGGGATCGGTGGGCAGATGGTAATAGTTCAGCTCGATGGCATCCGCGCCGGCGCGCTCCATCTCGCTCGCCATGCGGATCCATCCGCCGATCGTCGTGCCGTTGAGCGATGCGATGACCGGCACATCCACGGCGTCCTTGATGCGCCGCAATTGCTCCAGATACTGGCCGGGACTCAGGGCGAAATCATCGGCCTCCGGCAGAAAGCTTCCCGCCTCGTTAAAGGAGTCGAGGTAGCTCTCGACCGCATTCGCGTAGCCCCGCTGCTCGAGTGCGATCTGCTCCTCGAAGAGCGAATGCATCACGATGGCGGAGGCGCCCGCATCCTCGAGGCGGCGCACCATGTCGAGGTCGTCGACGAGCGGCGACGCGCCCGGCATGAGCGGATGCTTGAGGGTGAGACCAAGATAATTCGTAGTGAGGTTCATGATGCGGTTGGGGCGAGCGGCGTCGCCAATCGAGTGTGAAGTTGCCAGCGGAGGTCGGCCCCGAGCTGCGCGGAGGCCTGCAAGTCGAGGAACCGGCGCGTGTCGGATTTTTCGATCATGCGAAAGCGGAGTTCGTTCTCCAGATAGCGCGCGACGGGAATCCTCGGCGGGCCGCTGTCGAGCTGCAGCGCGGGCATTCCCGCCTCGCCGCGACGGGGATCGAACCGATAAAGCGGCCAGATGCCGGACTCGACCGCCTTCTTCTGCTGCGAGAGACCGTTCCGCAGCGCATAGCCGTGGGCGATGCAATGGCTGTAGGCGATGATGAGCGAGGTGCCGGGGAAATTTTCGGCCTCGTCGAAGACCTTCACGGTCTGTGAATCCTTCGCGCCCATCGCGACGCGTGCCACGTAGGCCGAGCCGTAGGTCATGGCGATCAATCCGAGATCCTTCTTCGGTCGCGACTTGCCCGAGACGGCGAATTTCGCGCTCGCGGCGAGCGGGGTGGATTTCGACTGCTGCCCGCCGGTGTTCGAATAAACCTCGGTGTCGAGGACAAGGATGTTCACATCGCGTCCGAGCGAAATCACATGGTCGAGGCCGCCGAACCCGATGTCGTAGGCCCAGCCATCGCCGCCGACGATCCACACGCTCTTGCGGACAAGGGCATCCGCGACCGCGTCAAGACGGCGTGCGGCGGGATCGGAACCCAGTTTCAGGCGCAACGCGGCGACCCGCTCGCGCTGCCTGGCGATCGCAGCCTCGCCGCGCTGGTCGGCATTCAGGATCTCCGAGACGAAGGCGTCGCCGAGTTTCGGCGCGAGCAGTTGCAGCAGTTCGCGAGCAATCTCGTTCTGCTTGTCCAGCGCGAGGCGCATGCCGAGCCCGTATTCCGCGTTGTCCTCGAAGAGCGAATTCGACCAGGCGGGGCCGAGGCCGGCGGCGTTCGTCGTGTAGGGCGTCGTGGGCAGATTGCCGCCGAAGATCGAGGAACATCCGGTGGCGTTCGCAATCAACGCGCGGTCGCCGAAAAGCTGGGTGAGCAGCTTGAGGTAGGGGGTCTCGCCGCAGCCCGCGCAGGCGCCGGAATATTCGAAAAGAGGTTCGCCGAACTGGCTGCTTTTGACCTCGGGTTTCAGGCCCGCGCGATCTGGCGAGGGAAGTCCGAGAAAGAAGGCGTAGTTCTCGCGCTCGGCGAGGCGCAACGGAGCCTGCGGTTGCATGTTGATCGCCTTGCGGCGCTGATCGGCCTTGTCCTTCGCCGGACAGGCTTCGACGCAAAGGCCGCAGCCCGTGCAGTCCTCGGGCGCGATCTGGAGTGTGTATTTCCGCCCCGGAAACTCCGCCGAGCGGAAATCTGCCGATTTGAACGAAGCCGGCGCCGTGACGAGCAGATCGGGCTCATAGAATTTCGGCCGGATGCAGGCGTGCGGGCAGACGAGAGCGCACTTGTTGCACTGGATGCACAGGTCCGCCTCCCAGGCGGGAATTTCGTCGGCGAGGTTTCTTTTCTCCCATTTCGATGTTCCGGTTGGCCACGTCCCATCGACAGAAAATGCACTCACCGGCAGGAGATCGCCCTTGCCCTCCAGCATGACGCCGGTCGTCCGCTGCACGAAATCCGGCGCTTCCGGCGGAACGGGCGCCGCGCGGCGCGCACTAAAAACGACGGTATCGCGCAGCACCTCGATCTCACGCAACGCCGCCAATGCGTTGTCCACGGCGGCACAGTTTCGTTCCACGATCTCCTCCCCTTTGCGACCGTAGGTCTTGTCGATCGCCTTTTTGATATGGGCGATCGCCTCGTCCCGCGGCAGCACGCCCGAAAGCGCGAAGAAGCAGGTCTGCATGATGGTATTGGTCCTGTCGCTCAAGGCGGACTCGCGGGCGACGCGCGCGGCATCGATTACGAAGCAACGAAGCCCTCGCCGCAGGATTTGCTCCTGCGCTTCCTGCGGCAGGTGCTCCCAGACATTTTCCGGGGCGTAGACGGAATTCAGCAGGATCGTCGCCCCATCGGCGGCACAGCCAAGCAC
It includes:
- a CDS encoding dihydroorotate dehydrogenase-like protein codes for the protein MNLTTNYLGLTLKHPLMPGASPLVDDLDMVRRLEDAGASAIVMHSLFEEQIALEQRGYANAVESYLDSFNEAGSFLPEADDFALSPGQYLEQLRRIKDAVDVPVIASLNGTTIGGWIRMASEMERAGADAIELNYYHLPTDPVQTATSVENEAVEVLRSVRRSVAIPVSIKLSPFVSSLPNFARKLAAAGSSGLVLLNRFYQPDIDIENLEALPTLKLSDSSELRLRLRWLAILFSRVEGSLAVSGGVHTATDAIKAIMAGADAVQMVSALLKHGPEHLGVVLREMRQWLEEHDYDSLDQLRGSMSLRHCPDPSAYERANYMRILQGWRV
- the nifJ gene encoding pyruvate:ferredoxin (flavodoxin) oxidoreductase, producing the protein MKCATLDANEAVASVAYRLSETVAIYPITPSSPMAEWCDEWSAKRRPNLWKTVPHLVEMQSEGGVAGAVHGMLQTGSLTTTFTASQGLLLMIPNLYKIAGELLPFCFHVTARAVATHALSIFGDHSDVMACRQTGVAMLASNSVQEAQDMACIAHCATLATSVPCLHFFDGFRTSHEVAKIELLEDETLRRMLNEKWIAQFRRRALSPDHPAIRGTAQNPDVFFQAREASNAFHERVPTVVQRLMEHFAALTGRSYELFQYVGHPEAERVIVAIGSGAETAEETAAALNADAERVGVLKVRLYRPFSTPDFVNALPRSVRSIAVLDRTKEPGSVGEPLYLDVVAALAEARAAGLSAFEVEPLVIGGRYGLSSKEFDPAMARAVFDELKKECPQNHFTVGITDDVTGRSLRVDSTFDIEDTGVVRAVFYGLGSDGTVGANKNSIKIIGEKTPNYAQGYFVYDSKKSGAMTISHLRFGPRPIAAHYLIKRANFVACHHFDFLTRQDVLGCAADGATILLNSVYAPENVWEHLPQEAQEQILRRGLRCFVIDAARVARESALSDRTNTIMQTCFFALSGVLPRDEAIAHIKKAIDKTYGRKGEEIVERNCAAVDNALAALREIEVLRDTVVFSARRAAPVPPEAPDFVQRTTGVMLEGKGDLLPVSAFSVDGTWPTGTSKWEKRNLADEIPAWEADLCIQCNKCALVCPHACIRPKFYEPDLLVTAPASFKSADFRSAEFPGRKYTLQIAPEDCTGCGLCVEACPAKDKADQRRKAINMQPQAPLRLAERENYAFFLGLPSPDRAGLKPEVKSSQFGEPLFEYSGACAGCGETPYLKLLTQLFGDRALIANATGCSSIFGGNLPTTPYTTNAAGLGPAWSNSLFEDNAEYGLGMRLALDKQNEIARELLQLLAPKLGDAFVSEILNADQRGEAAIARQRERVAALRLKLGSDPAARRLDAVADALVRKSVWIVGGDGWAYDIGFGGLDHVISLGRDVNILVLDTEVYSNTGGQQSKSTPLAASAKFAVSGKSRPKKDLGLIAMTYGSAYVARVAMGAKDSQTVKVFDEAENFPGTSLIIAYSHCIAHGYALRNGLSQQKKAVESGIWPLYRFDPRRGEAGMPALQLDSGPPRIPVARYLENELRFRMIEKSDTRRFLDLQASAQLGADLRWQLHTRLATPLAPTAS